The following nucleotide sequence is from Saimiri boliviensis isolate mSaiBol1 chromosome 6, mSaiBol1.pri, whole genome shotgun sequence.
CCTCAAGCTATAGATTAGTGGATTTAACATGGGGACTATGATGGTATAGAAAAGAGAGGACACTTTCCCTTGCTCAAGGGGCAGGATGGAAGGAGGTTTGAGATACATGAAAGCcccagaaccaaagaaaaaagaaactacaattATGTGGGAACTGCAAGTACTAAAGGCTTTGGACCTGCCCTCTGTAGAACTGATGTGAagaatgctggagaggatgagagCATAAGAAATAAAGATGGTGACAATGGGCATTCCAATGTCAACAGCCACAACAATAAAGACCACCAACTCATTCACGTAAGAGCTGTTGCAGGAGAGCTCAAGGAGAGGAAGGATGTCACACATGAAATGATTGACAAGGTTGTCAGCACAGAAGGTCAGGTTCATTATGCTTCCTGTGTGGGCCATGGCCCCAGCAAACCCCATCCCATAGGCACCcaacaaaaggagaaaacacaCCTGGGGAGACATAGTGATTGTGTACAACAGTGGGTTACAGATGGCCACATAGCGGTCATATGCCATTGCTGACAGGATGAAAGATTCAGAGACgacaaagaagcagaagaaaaagagctGAGTCATACACCCTGTAAAGGAAATTGTGTTCTTCCTTGAGACAAAACtcatcagcattttgggagtgaTGGTAGTGGAGTAACAGAAATCTATTAAAGAGAGATTAAAGAGGAAGAAGTACATGGGAGTGTGCACATGAGCGTTCAGCCCAATCAGAGCTATTAAGCCCAGGTTTCCCACCATGGTGGCCATGTAGAAACCCAGAAACAGGAAGAAGAGGGGGATCTGGAGTCCAGGATGGTAGGTTAAGCCTTCAAGGATAAACTCTGTCACAGAAGAGTTTTTGGCTACCATTCTCCTTGGTCTGGCAGAAGAAGTCTGAGGGGACAAGAGAAGAGGACCACTTAGAAAGAGACATCACCACCACATTCCTGGTCTCTTTCTCCCATACTTGGAGAGGGAATTCTAGGAGAGAGATTTGAACTTTGGTAGGAGGTTTTTACCACTCACTATGTTTCAATCTTCAGAGTCCAAGTAATTATAACTTCCAAAGTGTAATATGAAACTAAACTTTAACTGCAGAATAAGAGTTACCAATACGAGGTACCCCAGAAGGGGTACCAAAAATAAGCTGAATGTCTTTTAGATCCTTAAGTCAGTCCCTTTTCTATATCTTTCCCTCCCCTATCTCTGCTTCACTTGGTAAAACCTGGACCTCTTCCCTGAAGGGAGTCCTGAAATGCAGAAGCCACAGTGGCTGTGCTCAGAGCTTTCACCTCTGGGTCCATGCTGTCAGATCAAGAAAGTGAGGTCGTACTTTTCCAAGATCTCTTAGCTCAAGTGGCTAtacattgaataattttttaaagctgacacttatggccaggtgcattggcttatgcctgtaatcccagcactttgggaggccgaggcaggtggatcacttgagccaaggaattcaacaccagcttgagcaacatggcaaaaccccgtctctaccagaaacacaaaaattagcctggcaggtggcaggcgcctgtaattccagctactcgggaggctgaggcaggagaatccagcctgggtggcagagcaataccctgtctcaaaaagagaaaaaaacaaaagctaacaCTTATTGAGTAGTTGCTACAAGAGGCTCTGTTCGAAGAGCCATGTAgcaatattattatctttatttcacaGATAAAGCAAGTAAGATGACATAACTAGCCAAAAGCCTTCAAACCACTGAGTTGCAGTCAGAAGGTGAATTTCGGCAGTATGGCTCAAAAGGTTTGCACTTGAAATCACCATGTTACGTAAATGACCAGCATCAGGGCAAGCACTCACCTTCCTTCCCTTTAGAGCCGTAAATGCTATACCTTATTGCCTCTTGTTCACATTCTGAGGAGGAAGATGACCCTAGTGAAGAGAGGATGACAGCTTTGAGCTCAGagccctctctctcttcccagtaCAGGTCAAAGGATCAGAACCTCCAATATATTTCATAACACTTCCTGCACTGAAGAACATGACTTCCAATTGTTTATTTGCCCAAAGGCCTCTCCAGCTTCTAAAAAGGAGACACAGCCTTTTCCTGACCAGTGAATAACAAAAGACTAAAGAGTTTTATTCTGGATTACTGACTTCAGTGAACTGATTATGAAGATAGAGACTCCCTCAAGACCACTTCCTCAGGGATTACTTTCCCTAAGGAAGAAGAAATGTTTGTTTACCTCTTGGAATTGCTTGATGGCTTTCAATTAACATGTATCCAGTACTATTAAGGGAAAATCATTGTGAGaaaaattattatcattaccaTTTCTTGAATACCCAATAATGTACCTAACATGGTACCCTTATTCCTGGCTGCCAAGATCCAAAGCACATATATACAaacttatctttatttatttctcacaatacccattttacaggtaagttACTCACAGAGGCAAGATGTTTCAGATTCCACAAATATGCTTAGTTCTGTTTGACTCCAAGCCCCTTATGTGGCTGTTAGACTGAACTACCTCCCAAGGACAGCTACTGAAATCCATAACACAGAACCCTTGCCTTCTTGGATCTGACAGTCTCTTGGAAAATAGCAAGTAAATcttcaataaatttaatttttaaaaggaagcaatTGGAGCCTGGAAAGTTTAGCACAAAGGGCTATTGTAATTTAGAATAGGATATTCAAAAATTTACTCATATTCCATTCATCTCAGGAATTAATTGCACTATTCCCAGCTCAGATAAGAAAAGACTCCTCCTGttcccctcccctgtcctctTGCGGAGTGTATGTTTAATGGTAATAAGAATCCCTATCAGGTAACTGCTCTCAGTATCTGCCAAGACCAGCCTTTCTCTAAATTAATAACTAGTCAAAATTCCCGTTGGCTGTCCCTGCCTTCCGCCCACTTTTCTTTGAGCATTTCTCCCAACTGACTTTCCATCTGTTCGGTGCCCTCAAACTGAATCCTAGTATATCAGATTCCCATTGCAGGAACACATCCACATTTGTTCTTCCTCTTTGGTTTGCATTTGTCTTTTACTCCACACCTTCAACCTCTGCCTGGACTCAAATTGTCTATCCTGTGCAGAAATCGAAAACATTCCTATACattaataacagacaaacagagagccaaatcaagagcaaattcccattcacaattgctaccaagagaaaaaaatacctaggaatacaactaacaaaggatgtaaaggacctctacaaggagaaccacaaaccactgctcaaggaaatgagagaggatacaaacagatgaaaaaacattctacactcatggttaagaagaatcaatattgtgaaattggtcatactgcctaaagtaatttatagattcaacactatccccatcaagctaccattgaccttcttcacagaattggggaacaaaaaactttaaacttcctgtggaaccaaaagagagcccacatagccaagtcaatactaagcaaaaagaacaaagatggaggcatcatgctacctgacttcaaactatactacaaggcaacagtaatcaaaacagcatggtactggcaccaaaacagagatatagaccaatggaacagaacagagacctcagaagcaatgccacacatctacaaccatctgatctttgacaaacctgacaaaaataagcaatggggaacagattccctgtttaataagtggtgttgggaaaactgcctagccatgtgcagaaagcagaaaccagaccccttcctgacacc
It contains:
- the OR8B12 gene encoding olfactory receptor 8B12; the encoded protein is MVAKNSSVTEFILEGLTYHPGLQIPLFFLFLGFYMATMVGNLGLIALIGLNAHVHTPMYFFLFNLSLIDFCYSTTITPKMLMSFVSRKNTISFTGCMTQLFFFCFFVVSESFILSAMAYDRYVAICNPLLYTITMSPQVCFLLLLGAYGMGFAGAMAHTGSIMNLTFCADNLVNHFMCDILPLLELSCNSSYVNELVVFIVVAVDIGMPIVTIFISYALILSSILHISSTEGRSKAFSTCSSHIIVVSFFFGSGAFMYLKPPSILPLEQGKVSSLFYTIIVPMLNPLIYSLRNKDVKVALRRILGKKIFS